ATCTAGTCACTTTTCATGGACCAAATGGCTTTTCTTCTTGGAATGCAGAGCAAACAGATTATTTTCGACGCATCTTATTTGCGGGTGAATCTTTAGAGTTTAAAAACTTCAAAGATGGCAGCGATACAGATCGTTTAATGCAAGTCAAATATCGAATTCAAACGATTAATTCTGGTCGTACTAAAGGTAGGTTATTGGGAGGAAATCTATCTGTACTATCGGCAATTGTCGGTTCGCCATACTTGCCGAATCTAAACGGAGCGATTTTATTTTTAGAAGATATTGGCGAAAATATTTATCGACTCGATCGCATGATGACACAGTTAAAATTAGCTGGAATCTTCGATAAACTAGCAGGTTTTATATTTGGGCAATGTCCTAACTGTACTCCAGATGCCGATTATGGTTCTCTAACTCTAGAGGAAGTTGTTTGGAACCACATTCAACCATTAAAAATTCCCGCTTGGTATGGTGCGGCGATCGGTCACATTGACACTATATTGACACTACCAATGGGTTTAGAAGTTGAAATCAATGCTGCAAAAGGAACAATTCAAATGTTAGAGTCTGCGGTAGTTTAGTCAGGTATTACTGGTGCATGGTGCGTGAATTTTGAACTTTAAATTTTAAATTGCTCCCTCAGCTCTCTTCCCCGACTCCCACTCTCCCACTCCCGACTCCCGACTTACCCAACAGTTTCCATAATTGCGAGTCCTTAAAGTCAGGAATGGCAAGCATAACACCCAGATCGTACAGTTCGCTTGGTGTCTGAGAGGAGGCGATTCCTACTGTAGATATTCCCGCACCCACAGCGGAACGAATGCCAGAAGGGGAGTCTTCAAATACAAGTGCTTGTTGAGCATTTAAGCCAAAGTAAGCCAGTGCGTAGAGATAGGGTTCAGGATCGGGTTTTGCCATGCCGATTTCTTGCGAGACAAACACCCGCTCGAATCTGTGTTCTAAGTTCAAAACGCTCAACATGTGCTTAGCGTTTTCTGGAGGAGCATTTGTGACTACGGCTTGTTTGATTCCTCTTTCATCAGCCCAAGCAATCACTTCTAACAGTCCCGGTATTGGTGTCAATTCTGCTGCTAGTTCGCGAAACTCTGCTTCTTTGCGATCGCTAAATTTTATCACCTCTTCAGAAGAGAATTCTGGAAATAAATCTCGCACGATAAATGGATTCAGCCTGCCACTCATGCGATTTTTATAGAACTCTTCATCGATCTCTATACCATGCTCTTTCAAGAGTGCTTGCCATATGCGAAAGTGCAGTGGATCGGTATTGACAATCGTACCGTCGAGATCGTAGAGAATCGCTGCTAGCATGGTCATCGTCCGGGAAGGCTGAGGGTTCGAGCCAAGCTTAACATATCTTAATTGGAATGAGTGTGTGTTCCCTTACCGAGAGAGTCGGAACGCTTTTCATCCCAGTCTCTAAAGAGACTGGGATGAAAAGCGATGGATGGTTAAAACCATCCGTCTGCCTTGACCATATCTTAATATTTAAAGCTCTCACTTTGTTGTATATTAATTAACTAGGAGATGATGCGTTTGTACGGATACCAACAGATTTTATTGCACCCAGAAAATGAACTAGAAGCGATTCTTGAGTTCGTCTGCAAAACCGCTAACTCTTTGATTAATTGTGGCATATATTATGCCCGTCAAATCTACTTTAAAACTAAAAAGTTCCTTGGTAAGTATGATTTAGAAGCAGAATATAAGACCAACAAACATTTCAAGGCACTGCACTCGCAAGCAGCCCAACAAGTGTTAAGGTCTGTATCTGAATCATTCGAGTCATTCAAAAAGTTAAAACAAGCTTTCAATCGAGGGAAAATAGTAGACAAGCCCAAACCGCCTAAATATCGTAAGTCGGGAGGTTTTGCGCTCGTCTCTTATCCCAAGCAAGCACTCAAGTTGGTAGACAACCAAATCAGAATCCCGTTGGGAAAGCAAGTTAAGTGCTGGTTTGGGCTGGATTGTTTCTTCGTGCCGATGCCGTCAAACCTGAACTTTGCCGATATCAAAGAACTGCGAATACTGCCAAGAAACCGCTGTTTTTATGTTGAGTTTATCTACAAAACTAATATTGTTGAGGTGGATGTAGACTCAAATAACGTGCTAGGTATTGACCCTGGCTTAAGCAATTGGTTGACTTGTGTTTCTAACGTTGGTACTAGTTTTATTGTTGATGGTAGGCACGTTAAATCGCTGAATCGTTGGTACAACAAACAAGTTTCTACACTTAAAGAAAACAAATCTCAAGGCTTGTGGTCTAATCGTCTTGCCGCAATAACTGAAAAACGCAATCGACAAATGAGGGACGCGATAAATAAGGCAGCTAGGTTAGTTATTAATCACTGTATTGAAAATCGCATCGGCACAGTAGTATTTGGCTGGAATCAGGGACAAAGACAAGAAGTTAAACTAGGCAAATCGACTCAATCTTTTGTGCAAATTCCGACCGCAAAACTCAAAAAAAGGGTTAGTCAGTTATGTCAACAATACGGAATTAAATTTGTAGAGACTGAGGAGGCCAATACTTCCGCCGCTTCGTTTTTGGATAATGACACTCTCCCCAAACATGGTGAAAAACCCACAAACTGGAGAGCGTCAGGAAAGCGAGTTAAGCGCGGATTGTACCGAACGGCTAATAATTGGTATGTCAATTGTGATGCTCAAGCGGCAGCAAATATTATTCGCAAAGTAGCGGTAACACTTGGGTTAGACCTAAGTGGAATCGGTAGGGGGTCTTTGACTGCCCCCCAGAGAATACGTCTCTGGTCAGTTAAACAGAAGCGAAGTGGTGTGGTTTCAACCCACCACGTAGCATCAGTTTAGAATCCCTGTGTCTTCAGACCAGGGAGAAGTCAAATCGTTAATTCTTGCAGACGATTGAGAACGGCGATCGCGTGACCTTTGGCTTTGACTTTTGCCCAAGTATGAGCGATAGTTCCATCAGGTGCGATCGCAAAAGTAGAACGTTCGACACCCATATACTCTTTCCCCATAAACTTTTTCAATCGCCACGCCCCATAAGCATCAGCAACCTGATGTTCGGGGTCGCTCAGAAGTATAATTGACAAATTATGTTTGGCAATAAACTTGCAGTGAGACTGTTGAGAATCAACACTCACGCCGACAACCTTCGCTCCCAGGTTGCTAAACTCCTGTGTATACTCGCTAAAATCCTTTGCTTCCGTCGTACACCCAGGCGTATCATCTTTAGGGTAAAAGTAAAGTACCAGCCATTGTCCGGCAAAATCGGCTAAACTAACTAAATTACCATCCTGGTTGATAGCAGTAAAATTTGGTGATATTTGCCCTGGCTGAGGGATATCGGTCATAAATTGGATAAATGCGATCGCCGTCCTACATCTTCTAGTAGTTCTACACGAAAAGCAAGTCTTTTAATTAATCTCACGTAAAGGCGCAAAGGCGCAAAGCAATCTTGGTGACTTTGCGCGACATAATCTCTTAAGCTCCCATCCCAGAATACTGCTTTAACCCCCGTCGCCACAACCAACGATTTAAGCCGAAAAATAGCGCGCACCAACCTACTGTAATTAAAAAACCCCGCCCTACATTTTCTGGTAAACCCACGATTAAGGAAGTAGGAAAATGAATCAGATAGGGAAAAGGAGTCCATAGAACAATATTGCGCACAATTGGCGGAAACGTCTCTAAAGGTGCAATTAGACCCGAGAAAAACAGATAAAATAGAAACCAGAAATTTTCAATCGCATTTGCTCTTTCCGTCCAAAAAGCAAACAAAGCAAAAGTATATTGGATTAGAAACCGCAGAGTAAAAGCCAGCAGAACGGCAATTATAAATAAGATCGAACTACCTAAACTCGGTATCCAAAACGCTTGCGGATAGAGGAAGAAAAACAAACCGACCAGGGCGATCGCAAATGGTAAGCGAGCAAATCTTTCAGAGATATGAGAAAATACATGATGCCATACCGGATCTAAAGGTTGAAGCAAGCGGGGAGATAGCCGTCCCTCGACGACTTCTTTCTCAAATTCCCAAATGACCCACACCACAGTAAACTGTCGGATCAGAAATACTGTGAGGAAGTAACGGGCAAAGTCTATAGGCGTTAAGCCGAATTGTCCGCTTTGGGCTGCTTGCGTCCATACCCCCATTAAGATCAGCGGTAGGCTACCAGACAAAGCCCATAAAAATAGCTCTGCCCGATATTCCAACATATAAGCGTAATATGAGGTGAGTAAGGTAGCGCTAATCCGCAAGACGCGCGTTAATTTTTTGCCAATCGCCTGAAAATGATTAATTTTAGAGTTTGATTGCCGCAAATTTGTCATTTTGAGTTTTAATTGAGTGCGATCGCGTTCTCTCTAGATCTTATCTGTAACAACTGCGATCGGAGCTATGGCGATCGAAACACTCGACTAGGAATCGATTATAAAATATCTCTTATTTTTTTTCTTCTGCAAGGACAAGTATCTGATGATAGATCTATGAAGATGCGATCGAAATAGCAAATTTTTCCGCCATACAAATCATACAATTCAATTAACCATCTATGCGTTTTCAACTGGGACGAACGATTTTTAAAATCATTGTTTTGTCATGTTTAGCATCTGTAACGACTCAATGTGCAGATCGAGCAACGTCAGTACAGAAGCAATTTCCCGGAGTGTGTGCAAAAGATCTTGGCGTGGGCAATAATAGCTCTGTTTGGATGGTAAGTTGCGGTAAAGCAAACGAATCGGGGGATTTTTACTTATTTACCTGGAACGGTTCTAAGTGGGATATGATTCCAGGTTTTGGTAGCGACATAGCAGTCGCACCAAATGGTACTCCTTGGATAACCAACTCAGGCGGACAAATCTACAAAGGCAACGGTAACAATGGATGGGAACAAGTTGCAGGTTGTGCGAGAGATATTGCAGTAGGAAATAACTCTGTTTGGGTATTAGGTTGCAAGCAATCTGGAGCTAAGGATTTTGAAATTCTTTCATGGCAAGGTTCCCAATGGAATCGAGTTGAAGGCGCTGCTGCACGCATAGCAGTCGAACCGAATGGTACTCCTTGGATTGTCAATTCCAGCGGGCAGATTTACAAACGTAGTGGCGACAGTTGGCAACAAGTTTCCGGTTGTGCAAAGGAGATTGGAG
This window of the Chroococcidiopsis thermalis PCC 7203 genome carries:
- a CDS encoding transposase codes for the protein MYGYQQILLHPENELEAILEFVCKTANSLINCGIYYARQIYFKTKKFLGKYDLEAEYKTNKHFKALHSQAAQQVLRSVSESFESFKKLKQAFNRGKIVDKPKPPKYRKSGGFALVSYPKQALKLVDNQIRIPLGKQVKCWFGLDCFFVPMPSNLNFADIKELRILPRNRCFYVEFIYKTNIVEVDVDSNNVLGIDPGLSNWLTCVSNVGTSFIVDGRHVKSLNRWYNKQVSTLKENKSQGLWSNRLAAITEKRNRQMRDAINKAARLVINHCIENRIGTVVFGWNQGQRQEVKLGKSTQSFVQIPTAKLKKRVSQLCQQYGIKFVETEEANTSAASFLDNDTLPKHGEKPTNWRASGKRVKRGLYRTANNWYVNCDAQAAANIIRKVAVTLGLDLSGIGRGSLTAPQRIRLWSVKQKRSGVVSTHHVASV
- a CDS encoding tectonin domain-containing protein yields the protein MRFQLGRTIFKIIVLSCLASVTTQCADRATSVQKQFPGVCAKDLGVGNNSSVWMVSCGKANESGDFYLFTWNGSKWDMIPGFGSDIAVAPNGTPWITNSGGQIYKGNGNNGWEQVAGCARDIAVGNNSVWVLGCKQSGAKDFEILSWQGSQWNRVEGAAARIAVEPNGTPWIVNSSGQIYKRSGDSWQQVSGCAKEIGVGENGSAWILGCKSAGAGGFEILSRQGSKWTTLPGAATGIAVEPNGTPWVISIEGKVFRL
- a CDS encoding HAD family hydrolase produces the protein MLAAILYDLDGTIVNTDPLHFRIWQALLKEHGIEIDEEFYKNRMSGRLNPFIVRDLFPEFSSEEVIKFSDRKEAEFRELAAELTPIPGLLEVIAWADERGIKQAVVTNAPPENAKHMLSVLNLEHRFERVFVSQEIGMAKPDPEPYLYALAYFGLNAQQALVFEDSPSGIRSAVGAGISTVGIASSQTPSELYDLGVMLAIPDFKDSQLWKLLGKSGVGSGRVGVGEES
- the bcp gene encoding thioredoxin-dependent thiol peroxidase translates to MTDIPQPGQISPNFTAINQDGNLVSLADFAGQWLVLYFYPKDDTPGCTTEAKDFSEYTQEFSNLGAKVVGVSVDSQQSHCKFIAKHNLSIILLSDPEHQVADAYGAWRLKKFMGKEYMGVERSTFAIAPDGTIAHTWAKVKAKGHAIAVLNRLQELTI
- a CDS encoding S66 peptidase family protein, which produces MFPRRHFLRSAIAIAGIGAMSTPVLGQGRQGRQGRQGSKITYDSRLPTPDSRIIKPARLKPGSVVGIISPAGATFVRENLDIVRDAVRGLGLEPKLAPHVLDRYGYLAGQDRDRAADVNQFFADPKVAALLPITGGWGSSRILPYLDYELIRKNPKIIVGFSDITALILGITARTNLVTFHGPNGFSSWNAEQTDYFRRILFAGESLEFKNFKDGSDTDRLMQVKYRIQTINSGRTKGRLLGGNLSVLSAIVGSPYLPNLNGAILFLEDIGENIYRLDRMMTQLKLAGIFDKLAGFIFGQCPNCTPDADYGSLTLEEVVWNHIQPLKIPAWYGAAIGHIDTILTLPMGLEVEINAAKGTIQMLESAVV
- a CDS encoding ABC-2 family transporter protein, with protein sequence MLEYRAELFLWALSGSLPLILMGVWTQAAQSGQFGLTPIDFARYFLTVFLIRQFTVVWVIWEFEKEVVEGRLSPRLLQPLDPVWHHVFSHISERFARLPFAIALVGLFFFLYPQAFWIPSLGSSILFIIAVLLAFTLRFLIQYTFALFAFWTERANAIENFWFLFYLFFSGLIAPLETFPPIVRNIVLWTPFPYLIHFPTSLIVGLPENVGRGFLITVGWCALFFGLNRWLWRRGLKQYSGMGA